The window CAAGCTCGCCGACCTCGTGCTGTGGACGCCGGCCTTCTTCGGCGTGAAGCCGGACCTCGTCATCAAGGGCGGCGCCATCGCGGCCGCGCCGATGGGCGACCCCAACGCCTCGATCCCCACGCCCCAGCCCGTGCACTACCGGCCGATGTTCGGCAGCTTCGGCCGCGCGGTCGCGGCGACGAGCCTGACCTTCGTGTCGGGGACGTCGCTCGCGAAGGGGCTCGCGGCCTCGCTCCGCGTCTCGAAGCCCCTCGTGGCGGTCGAGAACACGCGCGGGCTGCAGAAGAGCGCGATGATCCACAACGGCGCCACGCCGGATCTCAAGATCGACCCCGAAACCTACGCCGTGGTGGCGGACGGCGTGCTGCTCACCTGCCAGCCCGCGGACGTGCTGCCGATGGCGCAGCGGTACTTCATGTTTTGACCCCGGCCGGGGCGCGATGACGGCGGGCCTTTCGCCGCCGCGGCGGGCGGCCCGCCCCCTCGCGGCCGTCGTCGCCCTGTCGGCCTGGTTCGGCCTCGCCGTGCAGTTCGGCGCGACCGCGTCCCGCGTGCCGGTCCCGGCCGCCGCGTGGATCCTCGCCCGCTACTTCACGATCTGGGTGGGCCTCGCCATCGCGATCGTCTTCACGGGGCTGGCGCTGCGCCGCGGCCCGGCCTCGCCGGCGCTCATTGGCGGGCTGACGCTGAACGGCCTGCTGGTCGCGGTCGTCTACCACCTGCTGCTCGCCGGCACGCTGGTGCAGACCGGGCCGGAGCGGCTCGCCGACCTGTTCCTGCACGGCGTCACGCCCGCGCTGGTGCTGGCCTACTGGCTCCTGCGCGTGCCGCGCGGCGCCCTGCGCTACGCCGACGTCGCGCCCTGGGCCGCGGCGCCGCTGCTCTACCTCGCCGTCGCGCTCGCCCGCGGCGCGGCGGACGGGATCTACCCCTACCCGTTCCTCGACGTCGCGGCCTTCGGCCGGGCCGCCGTGGCCCGCAACGCCGCCGGCATCGCGGCGGGCTTCCTCGCCTTCGGCGCCGCGCTGGTGTGGTTCGACCGGAGGCTCGGGGGGCGGGCGGGGTGAGGGCGCGTCAGGCGTCCTCGCGGGACCTCGACCTCACCCC is drawn from Lichenibacterium dinghuense and contains these coding sequences:
- a CDS encoding Pr6Pr family membrane protein, with protein sequence MTAGLSPPRRAARPLAAVVALSAWFGLAVQFGATASRVPVPAAAWILARYFTIWVGLAIAIVFTGLALRRGPASPALIGGLTLNGLLVAVVYHLLLAGTLVQTGPERLADLFLHGVTPALVLAYWLLRVPRGALRYADVAPWAAAPLLYLAVALARGAADGIYPYPFLDVAAFGRAAVARNAAGIAAGFLAFGAALVWFDRRLGGRAG